The following DNA comes from Oreochromis niloticus isolate F11D_XX linkage group LG23, O_niloticus_UMD_NMBU, whole genome shotgun sequence.
atacaaaacaaaattaaaaaaataaataactataaATGTAGTTTTTCCACCGCAGCAAATTTTTTAATCTCAAAGAAtgtattttttcctgttttatgcATGTATATATGAATGTATTATATGAATTTAAAATATGTGACCTCTAATATTTTTCTCATCGatattcaaattaaaaaaatttgtCTTTTTCCCCAAAGACTGtaaaaattgcttttttttctcagaatatCAGTCAAGTATTTCTGTAATAAGGCAACAAAGtctaaatgttaaaataaaaatataatatatacaattaaaaaaatataataataaaatatatataaatatataaattatatatatgtgtgtgtgtgtgtgtgtgtgtgtgtgtgtgtgtgtgtgtgtgtgtgtgtgtaaattaaataaagttaaaaaaaaatttaaattatgaaaggggaaaaaaactacaaatcCCACTTCTTGTTTGGGtagatgtgattggctgagtcTGACCGCGCAGGCTCCTGGGAAAGCGCGATGTTCAAATTTATTTCCGGTTTTTCTTTTAGCCTTTGTCGCTACGCCAGAGACATGGAGCGACCTCAAAACAGGTAGAAATTTAACCTTTGTCGTTATTACACTATATAAAATCTTATTTTCTACAAAGTATTTGCTTTTGTGGCAAGGAAAATGGCAGCAATGTGTCCAACGGCGCATTTTGGTTTATTTAATCCCGGCCTTTTCCGTCGTTGTCCGTACAACGAGACCCCAACACCATTCAACATTCAGCAATTAGGTGGTTTAATGTTGTTTTGCATTTAATGAAATGCACGAGCTTGATACAACATCAAACTTATCATTTTAGGATTTTTTCACCTCTACTTTTCAGTTCGGCTTCTCTCCTACACATCAAAGAactgaaataaatcaaaattttaCGTTTTGTGGTCGTGGCTCCTTTTTTCACCCTTCAAAATGAAACAAGTGGCAGGGAGTGGGCACTGAAGCTTTTGTGTGTTTAGTTAAGCGCAGTCTGTGTAATGTTTAACTTTAAATGTAACTCCATGGTTTGCAAAAACATGAATGGATTGCACAAACAGGATCGGGACGAtagtttgcctttttttttaatgctagcATTAGCCTTCTGGCTCTGCTTTGGTCTTTTTTGACATGTTGCTGCTGTTTTAAAACAGGCGAGCATCTgacctttaaaaaaagaccaCATCCATTCACAGTCTGAGTATAAATACGATGTGTTGACACAGTGGCTATATTGCGTCTATAGTATATTTAGAAATGGTGTTTGTGTATGAAATGAATGGCAATTTGTTTTATAATGAGTCTAATAAATTGGGTATTTAAGCACATGAGAAGGGCAGTTTTTGCAAAAGCCTTACTTGTGTTCCTAGTTCAAAACACAAGTTCAACTGGAGATTGTTGCTttatgtttgatttattttttaaaattcatgtaTTGATTGActaatttttgttttcagtgtggcGAGGACTCCCACCGACAGCATTATGGCTCAGAGGAGGAGCAAAAATAAAAGCTACAGACAGTCATACCGCAGCTGCTTAGGCGCTGCTTCAAGGCTCAGCCACACCCCAGGATGGACAGCGCGGAGGCTCAACACCAGCAGAAGAACAAAGTCACACAATATCACCGTGAGTCAATGCAAGTTTCTCTTCTAAATATATTAATTATCTGGAGAACAGAACATGGAATCGCCATCCTTTGCATTCTGCTCTTTCCCTGGTAAAGGAGAAGGTGAATCCAGAGGATCTGGCCTTACTGGTGAAGACAGAGTGGCAGCTATCGTACGTTACGCCGCTCTACCAGTTCAGACACACCCAGCTCAGGAGCTACTCGAGGCAGCTTTCGGCGTTTATTACTGCAGAGAAGCAGCAAGGTTTGGCAGTGGAGGTTGAGGGAGCGCAGACCAGCTTCAGAGTCTCCTTCTCTGCGGTGCAGGGGCTGGGAGAGACTGACGATGATGCTGAGACGGTCCTCCTACAGGTAAGCACAGGAGTTTGTAGAGGCAGGGAGAAGGTTTTCAGGCACAATATGAGCTGGCTTTACCCTGTCTTCTTTCTTGTCACAGATCCATTCAAAGCCGGTGTTTGCAGGGAAGGATGAGGCGCAGAAGTTGGTGTGGAGCGGCTGGCTGACCTGCATCAATGGCAATCCTGAATATCTTCACTTGCTTCCGAAGGACTTCACCTGTCTGCCGCTCTTTGGCAGCCGTGGGGCTGAGAATCTCACCTCATTGGTCAAATCCTGGTTTCAGCAGACCTTTGACTGCTGCTTTGGCCCTCTGGAAATCAACCAGACCTGCCTGCAGTGGCTAGCGGCATTATGGACTAACTGCCACATAGAGTCCAGCATCCAGCATCTCAAAATGATTTGGACTCTTCCGGTTGAGCCACCGTTGCAGATCACCTACACGGTTAACTCTCAAGACGTGTGGGAGCTGTGGAACAGTGTGAGGAACCCTTCACTGGAgagcagggaggaggaggaggcagcgAGAAGCATTGACATCGAGGAGGTGACAAGGTTCATGCAGGGGCTAAAAAGCCACTTCTACAGGCACTTCAGACTGGACCTGTCAGCAGGACGCCTGAGTCAGGTCTCATCTGCACTGGGATCAGCCAAGTTCAGCGGCAGGATCAAGGTACTGCCCTcagagctttatttattttatttttttaatgaaagaaGAAACTGCTAATAATATTGGTTTACTTTTGTTTCAGATGTCCAACAGCAGATATGTCCTCACAACCCTAACACTGCTGACAGAGTGTGCCCTTCTCAAAATGCCCATCTGAGCACAAAAGAATGACTTTGCAGCaagaggaaatgcaaattttgcAATGTCAGTTTGCAAAACCTGTTATGGAATAACAAATATGGCTTTTATTCATTCAAACAGCGTAGCCTCTTTACACGAATTCACCACAGGCGAGTGGcttctggctttttaaaaaaatttttattttttccccttttcataCTCCAGATCTGGGATGTTACGGGAGCTCAGCACGGGAAGGATTGTGCCTGTAATTATGAAGAATTGAGGATAAAATCTGAATGTTTCTTGTCTGCTCACTCAGCTCTTCTTGTAAATACGTCGTATGTTTATTCATGTCCACCTCTTTgtatatttttctcatttatagtTATAAATAAAAACCAGACAAGCTTCAGCCAAGCgatatttataaaaaattgCAAATTGTCACAACGAGAGGTGGAACTAAGCAGATGTTAGATTTCTGTGTGACTGATATCTTTGGTTTTTATTGTTACTAAAGTAACTTTGTGTGATTCACATAAACATTTCTCATTCTCACACAGGGCTTTGGTGCAGCCCTTGACCTAAAGGAGTGAACTCCATTGTTCTGCCTTTTAGGCCAACttaaatctgattggctgctctttATAACAGAAAGTTTAAACaccaggtgggtggggcttcagTGCTCACCTGTGATCATATTTAGGAGCTTAAAGTGAAACAAATGTATGAAACTAAATGTAGGAGCAAACATAGAcctcattattttaaaatgaccaTATTTTATCTGAGGACATCATTATTATCCATCTCTGCAGTGCACATATTACACATGCAGGTAAATTAGATAAGGCAGAATCTGGCTCCTTTAGAAGGTTAATTTCTCATTAATTATCTTATTAATTTAGTTTAACACCATCAAGCTTGGCCGGTTTAACAATACAGTGGGGTGGAGGTGTACTGCGAAGTAGGATTTCATTTAAGTTCTTGTGTTTGAACAAATACACGTGTCACATGGTGAGCAGGACCTTAATAACACCACTGAATAAAGCTACAGTCTGCATGCTTAGTCTTAACTAGCTGCCATGTCTGATTTACTCTGCTAATGTTGCTTTCTAAAATAAAGATTTATCTATATGTTGGCTGTTAATCACCAATAATATTTAATCTATAAATGTATTTCGCTTTGATCTGCCTCTTTCATTCACAGAACCACAGAGTACAAAGtgctaaaataaatatattaatgaTAAATTCATAAGATTTTTACAGCATTCATTACCACTTATGATCACATCTCTTACTGAAGTAGGTAACAATTTGATGCAAGGCTACAGCAGAGAGCCCAGGTGATAGTGAAAACCACCAACTGATAAATGCAGTCAAATCTGACTGAGGTTTAAGATTTTATCAATCCAGCTACTGCAAAGACACAAAGCCAGACTGTTGAGAttgcttaaaaacaacaacaaaaaaaggccaAATGAAAAGcatcctttttttaatgttactatcatttaaaacaacatcagGCAACTTTACTTCAAAGGAGACATAAAACCAGGAAATAAAAGTTATCAAAATCATATTAAATACAAACATAAGCATACAAAATACCAGCtggatgcaaaaacaaaaaaccagcTAAAACATTACAGTATATTGCACCAGtagaaaaggcaaaaaagacAATAAGCAACGTGTGATAACTGGACTCCCCTATAGCTGATTAACATGATGAAGCACGACTCGGCAGCATCGCTGTTTGTTaatgctacacacacacaccatcaaatGCACGACGACAATAGCGAGGGCGTAGGAGTCAAAATTGCAGCTCCATTATGCTCTGTAACGACTGGACCGGTGTCTCTTTGGGCATATGGCTTGTGATGGTGGTAATTAGGGCACAGCAGATGCTCGACCCTTCATTAAAGGGCATTGTGGAGCTGGGAATTAGGGAACAAATTGGGGGAGGGGGTTAATACTTCACAAATTAAACTTACTAATGATGTGTTCTTTATCAGCATGGACTCCAGTTCAGAGTGAAAAATTACCTTTTTACTTTACCCCCCCCCAGTCAGTGTGACCAACATAACTGGGTTTGCCAGCATGCTTTGAAAGGCATGTGACCCCGACAAACTGTACAgctatactaataataatttagaaaaaaacaactaggCACCAGACTGGGGGCTGGTGTTACCTTCCCACTCTGCCACCTTCCATGCTGTTTATACAATATTtacttgtgtgtatgtgcttgtGTGCTTGTCTGTTT
Coding sequences within:
- the cenpl gene encoding centromere protein L, whose protein sequence is MFKFISGFSFSLCRYARDMERPQNSVARTPTDSIMAQRRSKNKSYRQSYRSCLGAASRLSHTPGWTARRLNTSRRTKSHNITEKVNPEDLALLVKTEWQLSYVTPLYQFRHTQLRSYSRQLSAFITAEKQQGLAVEVEGAQTSFRVSFSAVQGLGETDDDAETVLLQIHSKPVFAGKDEAQKLVWSGWLTCINGNPEYLHLLPKDFTCLPLFGSRGAENLTSLVKSWFQQTFDCCFGPLEINQTCLQWLAALWTNCHIESSIQHLKMIWTLPVEPPLQITYTVNSQDVWELWNSVRNPSLESREEEEAARSIDIEEVTRFMQGLKSHFYRHFRLDLSAGRLSQVSSALGSAKFSGRIKMSNSRYVLTTLTLLTECALLKMPI